Proteins encoded together in one Telopea speciosissima isolate NSW1024214 ecotype Mountain lineage chromosome 6, Tspe_v1, whole genome shotgun sequence window:
- the LOC122665417 gene encoding uncharacterized protein LOC122665417: MNLPEPEWPYAGHFPPPPNEGQAEVRPRLVVVEQANQVLVNQEDLIRLIQEQTNPLFQPITQPVYRKLYPEYYDQLDFGYTQKIPLFAKFSGEDNMSTVEHIARFIAQCGTLGANEIMKLRLFPNSLTGSAFTWYINLPADSIQTWREMEDQFHAQFYRIDPLVSIADLACMCQLPDESAAKFVNRFKLARYKCPTVLQEPEYAKMALGRLSFELRKRFVGQELPDLGQLIAHATSYELVLKEEEDQKASSSGTYYKQSALAIMGATTPSTSPVNFSNFKVDEECEVSIAEIVSGKPCVCKALSPMVEHTGSSPKPKPTPARNLDSRARYSYNISKAESIFDHLLKDKQIKLLEGHQIPSAEEIKGKRYCKWHNSFTHNTNGCIVLRMALQQAINDGCLKFPNKGKGIMLVDENPFLPINMVDADLSKLRLLKRKEPLVTLKHLQHLSEEKKKGVDPEAIEPPPGQCLQWGGLCTLQKTVREQAPGGVECSTIG; the protein is encoded by the coding sequence ATGAATCTACCAGAGCCAGAATGGCCATATGCCGGTCATTTTCCTCCACCGCCCAATGAGGGGCAGGCAGAGGTCCGGCCGAGGCTAGTGGTTGTGGAGCAGGCCAATCAGGTACTTGTCAACCAGGAGGATTTGATTCGATTGATCCAAGAGCAGACCAATCCCTTGTTTCAGCCTATTACCCAGCCGGTGTATAGGAAGCTGTACCCAGAGTATTATGATCAGTTGGACTTCGGGTACACCCAGAAAATTCCACTATTCGCTAAGTTCTCGGGAGAGGACAATATGTCTACTGTCGAGCACATAGCGAGGTTTATTGCCCAGTGTGGAACCTTAGGGGCTAACGAGATCATGAAACTGAGGTTGTTCCCAAATTCCCTGACTGGTTCAGCATTTACATGGTATATTAACCTTCCAGCTGACTCGATTCAAACTTGGCGTGAGATGGAGGATCAATTCCATGCTCAGTTTTACCGGATTGATCCCCTTGTCTCCATAGCAGATTTGGCATGCATGTGCCAGTTGCCTGATGAGTCAGCTGCGAAATTCGTTAATAGGTTCAAGTTGGCACGATATAAGTGCCCAACTGTCTTGCAAGAGCCAGAGTACGCTAAGATGGCCTTGGGTAGGCTTTCATTTGAATTGCGAAAGCGCTTTGTTGGTCAAGAGCTTCCAGACCTCGGTCAACTCATTGCCCATGCAACCAGTTATGAGTTGGTCCTCAAGGAGGAGGAAGACCAAAAGGCCTCATCCTCAGGAACTTATTATAAGCAGTCGGCCTTGGCAATTATGGGGGCTACAACCCCTAGTACAAGCCCAGTAAATTTCTCGAACTTCAAGGTCGATGAGGAATGCGAAGTTAGCATCGCCGAGATAGTCTCGGGGAAGCCCTGTGTGTGCAAGGCCCTGTCTCCCATGGTCGAGCATACTGGGTCAAGCCCAAAGCCAAAGCCGACTCCAGCTAGGAATCTGGACAGTAGGGCTCGATATTCTTACAATATATCCAAGGCCGAGTCAATTTTTGACCACCTTCTGAAGGATAAACAGATCAAGTTGTTGGAGGGGCATCAAATTCCTTCGGCCgaggaaattaaagggaaaaggtATTGTAAATGGCACAATTCCTTTACTCATAATACTAATGGTTGTATTGTTTTGCGCATGGCATTGCAGCAAGCTATTAATGATGGGTGCCTGAAGTTCCCTAACAAGGGGAAAGGCATTATGTTGGTTGACGAGAATCCGTTCCTGCCGATCAACATGGTGGACGCTGACCTGTCGAAGTTGCGCTTGCTCAAGAGGAAAGAGCCATTGGTCACGTTGAAGCATCTCCAACACTTATctgaggaaaagaagaaaggagttgACCCAGAGGCTATTGAGCCGCCGCCCGGCCAGTGTTTACAATGGGGGGGTTTGTGTACATTGCAAAAAACTGTACGAGAACAAGCCCCAGGGGGAGTCGAGTGCTCCACTATTGGATGA